A genomic region of Mesorhizobium sp. NZP2077 contains the following coding sequences:
- the ribB gene encoding 3,4-dihydroxy-2-butanone-4-phosphate synthase, with product MPYDQKKIVEAIRAFERGEIVVVMDDDGRENEGDLIVAAVHCTPEKMAFIVRNTSGIVCTPMPREEAKRLNLQPMVADNDSAHTTAFTVSVDFKHGTTTGISADDRTLTVRNLANGNVGASDFVRPGHIFPLIAREGGVLMRSGHTEAAVDLCKLAGLPLIGVISELVNDDGTVKRGPQVQAFAEEHGLKQVSVADLIAYRQRKETLVERVACSDIDTLGGKAQVFTYTLPWDTMHHVAVVFGDIRDGEDVPVRLHSEDVVTDVFGTSHRLDAIMKAMGERKRGVIVYLREGSVGVAHQERKRPLSGDREDHEEARRRENEWREIGLGAQILKDLGISSINLIASRERHYVGLEGFGIHIAKTEIL from the coding sequence ATGCCTTACGACCAGAAGAAGATTGTCGAAGCCATCCGGGCCTTCGAACGCGGCGAGATCGTCGTCGTCATGGACGATGACGGGCGCGAGAATGAGGGCGACCTGATCGTCGCTGCTGTTCACTGCACGCCGGAGAAGATGGCCTTCATCGTGCGCAACACGTCGGGCATCGTCTGTACGCCGATGCCGCGCGAGGAAGCCAAGCGGCTCAACCTGCAGCCAATGGTCGCCGACAATGATTCCGCCCACACCACCGCTTTCACCGTCAGCGTCGATTTCAAGCATGGCACGACGACAGGCATTTCCGCCGACGACCGCACGCTCACCGTTCGCAACCTCGCCAACGGCAATGTCGGTGCCTCCGATTTCGTCCGCCCGGGCCACATCTTTCCGCTGATCGCGCGCGAAGGTGGCGTGCTGATGCGTTCGGGCCATACCGAAGCGGCTGTCGATTTGTGCAAGCTCGCCGGCCTGCCGCTGATCGGCGTCATTTCCGAACTGGTCAATGACGACGGTACCGTCAAGCGCGGCCCGCAGGTACAGGCTTTCGCCGAAGAGCATGGTCTCAAGCAGGTTTCGGTCGCCGACCTCATCGCTTATCGGCAGCGCAAGGAAACGCTGGTCGAGCGCGTCGCCTGCTCCGATATCGACACGCTTGGCGGCAAGGCGCAGGTCTTCACCTACACGCTGCCCTGGGACACGATGCATCACGTCGCGGTCGTCTTCGGCGATATTCGCGACGGTGAGGACGTGCCGGTGCGCCTGCATTCCGAGGATGTGGTGACAGACGTCTTCGGCACCAGCCATAGGCTCGACGCCATCATGAAGGCGATGGGCGAGCGCAAGCGCGGCGTCATCGTCTATCTCAGAGAGGGTTCGGTCGGTGTCGCACATCAGGAGCGCAAGCGCCCGCTGAGCGGCGACCGCGAGGATCATGAAGAGGCTCGCCGGCGCGAGAACGAATGGCGCGAGATCGGGCTCGGCGCACAGATCCTGAAGGATCTCGGCATTTCCTCGATCAACCTGATTGCCTCACGCGAGCGCCACTATGTCGGCCTCGAAGGCTTTGGCATCCACATCGCCAAGACCGAGATTCTCTAG
- the aroC gene encoding chorismate synthase, whose protein sequence is MSHNTFGHLFRVTTWGESHGAALGCVVDGCPPGIRFTRDEIQAELDKRRPGQSRFVTQRREPDEVKVLSGFVLDEDGETMITTGTPVSMLIENVDQRSKDYGEIARQYRPGHADYTYEVKYGIRDYRGGGRSSARETAARVAAGALARKVVPGMVVRGALVSMGEKSIDRANWNWNFIGDAENPFFTPDPASIPVFTRYLDGIRKAGSSVGAVIEIVADGVPPGLGAPIYAKLDQDIASGLMSINAVKGVEIGNGFEAARITGEQNADEMRIGNDGKPVFLSNNAGGILGGISTGQAIIARFAVKPTSSILTPRKSIDKDGNNVEVMTKGRHDPCVGIRAVPIGEAMVACAIADHYLRHRGQTGKGVGQ, encoded by the coding sequence ATGTCTCACAACACGTTCGGCCATCTTTTCCGCGTCACCACCTGGGGCGAAAGCCATGGGGCGGCACTTGGCTGCGTGGTCGACGGCTGCCCCCCCGGCATCCGCTTTACGCGTGACGAGATCCAGGCCGAACTCGACAAGCGCCGGCCGGGCCAGTCGCGGTTCGTCACCCAGCGCCGCGAGCCGGACGAGGTGAAGGTGCTGTCGGGCTTCGTGCTCGACGAGGACGGCGAGACGATGATCACCACCGGCACGCCGGTCTCCATGCTGATCGAAAATGTCGACCAGCGTTCGAAGGACTATGGCGAGATCGCCCGCCAATACCGGCCGGGCCATGCCGACTACACCTATGAGGTCAAATACGGCATACGCGACTATCGCGGCGGCGGCCGCTCTTCGGCCCGCGAGACTGCGGCGCGGGTGGCAGCCGGAGCATTGGCGCGCAAGGTGGTGCCCGGCATGGTGGTGCGCGGCGCGCTGGTGTCGATGGGCGAGAAGTCGATCGACCGCGCCAACTGGAACTGGAATTTCATCGGTGACGCCGAGAACCCGTTCTTCACCCCCGATCCGGCTTCCATCCCCGTCTTCACGCGGTATCTCGACGGCATCCGCAAGGCCGGTTCCTCGGTCGGCGCAGTGATTGAGATCGTCGCCGACGGCGTTCCGCCGGGGCTTGGCGCGCCGATCTATGCCAAGCTAGATCAGGACATCGCTTCCGGGCTGATGTCGATCAACGCCGTCAAGGGCGTCGAGATCGGCAACGGCTTCGAGGCCGCGCGCATCACCGGCGAACAGAATGCCGACGAGATGCGCATCGGCAATGACGGCAAGCCGGTATTCCTGTCCAACAATGCCGGCGGCATCCTGGGCGGCATCTCGACCGGCCAGGCGATCATTGCGCGCTTCGCCGTCAAGCCGACCTCGTCGATCCTGACGCCGCGCAAGTCGATCGACAAGGACGGCAACAACGTCGAGGTGATGACCAAGGGCCGGCATGACCCCTGCGTCGGTATCCGCGCCGTGCCGATCGGCGAGGCGATGGTTGCCTGTGCCATCGCCGATCATTATCTGCGGCATCGGGGACAGACGGGGAAGGGAGTAGGGCAGTAG
- a CDS encoding DUF1344 domain-containing protein translates to MRTLIGAVAATLLLSTAAFAGQTEGLIKKVDKDALTLTLDDGKSYKLNAETDLDALKPGMDIVIAYDVTNGENVITDMQLPDGDTN, encoded by the coding sequence ATGCGTACCCTGATTGGCGCTGTTGCCGCCACGCTGCTGCTTTCCACCGCTGCTTTCGCCGGCCAGACCGAAGGCCTGATCAAGAAGGTCGACAAGGACGCGCTGACCCTGACGCTGGACGACGGCAAATCCTACAAGCTGAATGCCGAGACCGATCTTGACGCACTGAAGCCGGGCATGGACATCGTCATCGCTTACGACGTGACCAATGGCGAGAACGTCATCACTGACATGCAGTTACCGGACGGCGATACGAACTAA
- a CDS encoding histidine phosphatase family protein encodes MYPLVYIVRHGQTAWNAEFRLQGQADTDLNVLGREQATGNGDRLAELVGDPHDFDFVASPMRRTRETMERIRAAMKLDPLAYRTDIRLIEVNFGDWQSFTFAELETQSPGASRSRALDKWNFQPPGDGAESYQMLLERVKPCFDEMDRRTVCVTHGGVIRALFRFVLDMAEDEAANLQIPHDRVLKLEGKSLEWL; translated from the coding sequence ATGTACCCGCTGGTTTATATCGTGCGCCACGGCCAGACCGCGTGGAACGCCGAGTTCCGGCTTCAGGGCCAGGCCGATACCGATCTCAATGTCCTTGGCCGCGAACAGGCGACCGGGAACGGGGATCGGCTGGCAGAACTTGTCGGCGATCCCCATGATTTTGATTTCGTCGCCAGCCCGATGCGGCGAACGCGCGAAACGATGGAGCGCATCCGCGCCGCGATGAAACTCGATCCGCTCGCCTATCGAACCGATATCAGGCTCATTGAAGTCAATTTCGGCGACTGGCAGAGTTTTACCTTTGCCGAGCTCGAGACGCAGTCACCCGGAGCGAGCCGGTCTCGCGCACTCGACAAATGGAACTTCCAGCCCCCCGGTGACGGGGCGGAGAGCTACCAGATGCTGCTCGAACGGGTGAAGCCCTGCTTCGACGAGATGGACCGCAGGACGGTCTGTGTGACGCACGGTGGCGTCATACGCGCGCTGTTTCGCTTCGTGCTTGATATGGCCGAAGACGAGGCCGCGAACCTGCAGATACCGCACGATCGCGTGCTCAAGCTTGAAGGCAAGAGCCTGGAATGGCTTTAG